CGTCTATGCGCATTCCGATGATCCAGACTATTCGTTTGGCTGATTCCAGCACCCATATATTCTCTTTCTGTATCAATGATAATTTCTGATCAATAAAGAAGCGACTCAGCTTTTTCTTTTTCCGCATACCTAAGGGGTAGAAATAATCTCCCTGTTTCCAGCGGCGCATGAGCAATGGGAATTGCACTGTATCTATGTCCAGGCAGGCCATGAGCGGGGAACCTGGAATGGTGGCACCTTCACTGCTCCGGATCTTCAACTTCAGGGTCCCTCCTTTCACCGGCACGACGGCCGTTTCTTTTTCAATCACAATCAGGGGTGCTTCCGGTGCTTCCAGTGGCGTAATTAACAACCATACCCTGTCGCGGATAATGCGGTGGGTGGTAGTTTCTACCAGTTTGCCAGGTTCTGATTGCAGCAGGTCAATCACCTGGGGTAATTGCGGGGCACTACAACCAAAATCTTTGAAGATCTCCCAGGCAATTGTTTGCAGGGGTATGGCTTTTTGGAGCTTTAATACAGGGATCTTAAAATTATCACCCTGTTTGAACAGCAAACGTTTTTTATGTCTCAGTACTGCTTCCGTATACAGTTGTTCTGCTTCCCTGAAACGGTCTATACTGGCTGCCATCTGGGGTACAACTGCCGGAAAGGTCTCCTGTATAACAGGGATGACTTTGTGCCGGAAGAAATTACGTGTGTATTTTACTGTTATATTGGAACTGTCTTCTACAAACCCCCAACCGTTCGCTGCGGCCAGGGCCACCAGATCTTCTTTTTGTGCAAAGAGCAATGGCCGGATCAGGTGTTGCTGACGGGGTAATATACCGTGAAGACCCGCAATACCAGTGCCTTTGGATAAGTTCATGAGTACTGTTTCCACATTGTCCTGCATGTGATGTGCGGTGGCGAGGAAAGTATATCCTTGTTGCTGACGGGTCTGTTCCAGCCAGGTATAACGCAGTTCACGGGCAGCTACCTGGATGGATACACGTTTTTCTCCGGCGTATAATTCCGTATCAAAGCGAATGGTGT
This Chitinophaga sancti DNA region includes the following protein-coding sequences:
- the tilS gene encoding tRNA lysidine(34) synthetase TilS — translated: MELINRFKEYIAAEKLYQPGDRILLAVSGGVDSVVMAHLYKQAGIDCGIAHCNFQLRGAESERDETFVTALANELGVPLYTIRFDTELYAGEKRVSIQVAARELRYTWLEQTRQQQGYTFLATAHHMQDNVETVLMNLSKGTGIAGLHGILPRQQHLIRPLLFAQKEDLVALAAANGWGFVEDSSNITVKYTRNFFRHKVIPVIQETFPAVVPQMAASIDRFREAEQLYTEAVLRHKKRLLFKQGDNFKIPVLKLQKAIPLQTIAWEIFKDFGCSAPQLPQVIDLLQSEPGKLVETTTHRIIRDRVWLLITPLEAPEAPLIVIEKETAVVPVKGGTLKLKIRSSEGATIPGSPLMACLDIDTVQFPLLMRRWKQGDYFYPLGMRKKKKLSRFFIDQKLSLIQKENIWVLESAKRIVWIIGMRIDDRCKITPHTSNMLVLEWQPI